A genomic stretch from Methylorubrum extorquens includes:
- a CDS encoding protein of unknown function (Evidence 5 : Unknown function), with product MDRKIFPADSIKPKGHLANRPEYPQIYDAGHNI from the coding sequence GTGGACCGAAAAATTTTCCCGGCGGATTCGATCAAGCCGAAAGGCCACTTAGCGAACCGCCCCGAATATCCACAGATTTATGATGCAGGACACAACATCTAG
- a CDS encoding NADH:ubiquinone oxidoreductase 17.2 kD subunit (Evidence 2b : Function from indirect experimental evidences (e.g. phenotypes); Product type e : enzyme) produces the protein MRQRPGVLDSHARDDHNDRGDGTTGPSLAGGIMALKDTLLRIFTWWNGQTMSLALYTARSGQFVGSDELGNKYYKALGPLIDRSVGPERRWVVYNGYADASRVPPGWRAWLCHNGDVAPSEEDYQPREWQKAHEENLTGTAAAYRPKGSQLSWGQRPAATGDYVPWTPAE, from the coding sequence ATGCGACAGCGGCCCGGGGTGCTGGACTCACACGCACGTGACGACCATAACGACCGCGGCGACGGCACCACGGGTCCGTCGCTCGCCGGAGGAATCATGGCCCTCAAGGACACGCTGCTGCGCATCTTCACCTGGTGGAACGGGCAGACGATGTCGCTTGCGCTTTATACCGCGCGCAGCGGCCAGTTCGTCGGTTCGGACGAGCTCGGCAACAAATACTACAAGGCGCTGGGCCCGCTGATCGACCGCTCGGTCGGCCCGGAACGGCGCTGGGTCGTCTATAACGGCTATGCCGACGCCTCCCGCGTGCCGCCGGGTTGGCGGGCCTGGCTGTGCCACAACGGCGACGTCGCCCCGAGCGAGGAGGATTACCAGCCTCGCGAGTGGCAGAAGGCCCACGAGGAGAACCTCACCGGCACGGCGGCGGCCTACCGGCCGAAGGGCTCGCAGCTCTCCTGGGGCCAGCGCCCGGCCGCGACCGGCGATTACGTGCCGTGGACGCCCGCCGAGTAG
- a CDS encoding conserved protein of unknown function; putative exported protein (Evidence 4 : Unknown function but conserved in other organisms) — MSRIPATILRRTALGTLALALCALPASADKIKNPTAVFSGLDKITGRIVTFEVAIDETVQFGALQMTPRVCYSRPPTETPKTTAFLEVDEVTLDSKYRRIFTGWMFAASPGLHAIEHPIYDVWLTDCKGGSDVIAEAKEQEDVPALASRQDKPRKKGADPTKTSAQVNQNGQVDVEGPRGVPVQPKQKPSRKFFPNNEGPAAAPPPPREPQSIFDAIFR; from the coding sequence TTGAGCCGCATCCCCGCAACGATCCTGCGCCGGACCGCACTCGGCACGCTCGCCCTGGCGCTCTGCGCGCTGCCGGCCTCTGCCGACAAGATCAAGAACCCGACCGCGGTGTTCTCCGGCCTCGACAAGATCACCGGCCGGATCGTGACCTTCGAGGTCGCCATCGACGAGACGGTGCAGTTCGGCGCGCTGCAGATGACGCCGCGGGTCTGCTACTCGCGCCCGCCCACCGAGACGCCGAAGACCACGGCCTTCCTCGAGGTCGACGAGGTGACGCTGGACAGCAAGTACCGGCGCATCTTCACCGGCTGGATGTTCGCGGCGAGCCCCGGCCTGCACGCCATCGAGCACCCGATCTACGATGTGTGGCTGACCGATTGTAAGGGCGGCTCCGACGTGATCGCCGAGGCGAAGGAGCAGGAGGACGTGCCCGCGCTCGCCTCGCGCCAGGACAAGCCGAGGAAGAAGGGCGCGGACCCGACCAAGACGTCCGCCCAGGTCAACCAGAACGGTCAGGTCGACGTCGAGGGGCCGCGCGGCGTGCCGGTCCAGCCCAAGCAGAAGCCCTCGCGCAAGTTCTTCCCGAACAACGAGGGGCCGGCAGCGGCCCCGCCGCCTCCGCGCGAGCCGCAATCGATCTTCGACGCGATCTTCCGCTAG
- a CDS encoding conserved protein of unknown function (Evidence 4 : Unknown function but conserved in other organisms) produces the protein MQTSDKQAAANGRPTRDSVDLSAYPGLVVVYLGFRVGRMRGLKALLGIGRGLAQMQRERPDGLLAHENLVYGLNHIGMRQYWRDLESLEAFTRSDPHKTWWRDFGRDPAGNGFWHEAYRLSGGMEAIYVGMPRPIGLASFAAARQPLGPFMTSRQRLAS, from the coding sequence ATGCAGACATCGGATAAGCAAGCCGCCGCAAACGGCCGCCCAACGCGGGACTCGGTCGATCTCTCGGCCTATCCGGGCCTTGTCGTGGTCTATCTCGGCTTTCGCGTCGGACGGATGCGGGGCCTAAAGGCGCTGCTCGGAATCGGGCGCGGGCTGGCCCAGATGCAGCGCGAGCGGCCGGACGGACTGCTGGCGCACGAGAACCTCGTCTACGGCCTCAACCATATCGGCATGCGGCAGTACTGGCGCGATCTGGAAAGCTTGGAGGCCTTCACCCGCTCGGACCCGCACAAGACGTGGTGGCGGGATTTCGGCCGCGATCCGGCCGGCAACGGCTTCTGGCACGAGGCTTACCGGCTCTCGGGCGGGATGGAGGCGATCTATGTCGGCATGCCGCGCCCGATCGGGCTCGCGTCCTTCGCCGCCGCCCGCCAGCCGCTCGGGCCCTTCATGACCTCGCGGCAGCGGCTGGCTTCGTAG
- a CDS encoding putative transcriptional regulator, TetR family (Evidence 3 : Putative function from multiple computational evidences; Product type r : regulator) yields MSTSKAESNPAKGGYHHGDLREALVAAGLSILEEGGDPASLGLRETARRAGVSAMAPYRHFPDKDALLAAVAIVGFERLRAALEVADRGGEGAGREALYAQGAAYVAFACAQPGLFRLMFGGARSGGSRPQALCEASAAYAVLAERVATLLPGEAAADEALRSWALVHGIAALVIDGLLGEAVRTDPQAAAALAGRLLRLEPIPG; encoded by the coding sequence GTGTCAACATCGAAGGCTGAGTCGAATCCGGCCAAGGGCGGCTACCATCACGGCGATCTGCGCGAGGCCCTGGTCGCGGCGGGACTGTCGATCCTGGAGGAGGGGGGCGATCCGGCCTCGCTCGGCCTGCGCGAGACCGCGCGGCGGGCGGGTGTGTCGGCGATGGCGCCCTACCGACACTTTCCCGACAAGGACGCCCTGCTCGCGGCGGTGGCCATCGTTGGCTTCGAGCGGCTGCGCGCGGCGCTGGAGGTCGCGGATCGGGGAGGGGAGGGGGCGGGACGCGAGGCCCTCTACGCGCAAGGGGCGGCCTACGTCGCCTTTGCCTGTGCGCAGCCCGGATTGTTTCGTCTGATGTTCGGCGGCGCGCGCTCGGGCGGCTCACGGCCCCAGGCGCTGTGCGAAGCTTCCGCCGCCTACGCGGTGCTGGCCGAGCGGGTTGCGACGCTGCTGCCGGGGGAGGCCGCCGCCGACGAAGCCTTGCGGTCCTGGGCGCTCGTCCACGGCATCGCCGCGCTCGTCATCGACGGCCTGCTCGGTGAGGCCGTGCGGACCGACCCGCAGGCGGCCGCGGCGCTCGCCGGCCGCCTGCTGCGGCTCGAACCGATACCCGGCTGA